A stretch of the Lolium perenne isolate Kyuss_39 chromosome 3, Kyuss_2.0, whole genome shotgun sequence genome encodes the following:
- the LOC127340854 gene encoding uncharacterized protein — MASSTCLLHSSTLAPAFSPPELRRRLPTTQLDLRSIHRRAPGVSLAASSSAASPEVEKEPSPSPSLPNESALSAVAESVKVLKVAAKTRKVPADEVLAALATIKKAKLDTSSFFETLGGTESPGRTWMLIFTAQGKLEKGSYFPVTAVQRFDAAGQRIENGVYLGPVGSLTFEGRLSWKKKILAFVFERVRVKVGPLGPLEIGLGGDASREPSTKDPFFLWFYVDEEIAVAQGKGGGTAFWCRCKRVPA; from the exons ATGGCCTCGTCGACCTGCTTGCTCCACTCTTCCACCCTCGCTCCAGCCTTCTCGCCTCCTGAACTCCGACGCAGACTACCCACGACGCAGCtcgacctccgcagcatccaccgTCGCGCTCCCGGCGTTTCACTCGCCGCCTCATCCTCCGCTGCGTCCCCGGAGGTCGAGAAGGAGCCCTCGCCCTCCCCTTCGCTGCCCAATGAATCCGCCCTATCG GCCGTGGCGGAGAGCGTGAAGGTGCTCAAGGTGGCGGCGAAGACGAGGAAGGTGCCCGCCGACGAGGTGCTGGCGGCGCTGGCCACCATCAAGAAGGCCAAGCTCGACACCTCCTCCTTCTTCGAGACGCTCGGCGGGACGGAGTCCCCCGGCAGGACGTGGATGCTCATCTTCACCGCTCAGGGAAAGCTGGAGAAAGGGAGCTACTTCCCTGTGACCGCTGTGCAGCGATTTGACGCCGCG GGCCAGAGGATCGAGAACGGGGTGTACCTGGGCCCGGTGGGCAGCCTGACGTTCGAGGGGAGGCTGTCGTGGAAGAAGAAGATCCTGGCCTTCGTCTTCGAGCGCGTCCGCGTGAAGGTCGGGCCGCTTGGTCCTCTCGAGATCGGGCTCGGCGGAGATGCGAGCAGGGAGCCGAGCACCAAGGACCCGTTCTTCCTGTGGTTCTACGTGGACGAGGAGATCGCCGTGGCGCAGGGCAAAGGCGGGGGCACCGCATTCTGGTGCAGGTGCAAGCGTGTCCCAGCATGA